A region of Beijerinckia sp. 28-YEA-48 DNA encodes the following proteins:
- a CDS encoding 4-hydroxyphenylacetate 3-hydroxylase N-terminal domain-containing protein yields the protein MGTKPEDILAGKNRPFTGAEFLESLRDGREVWIYGERVKDVTKHPAFRNAAVSIAKLYDALHDERSKGVLTTETDTGSGGYTHRFFRYARSRDDLVAQRDAIAAWSRLTYGWMGRSPDYKASFTNTLGANADFYGKFAGNARSWYGRAQEAMPFINHTLVNPPIDRNKAADDVKDVYVRIEKETDAGIYVSGAKVVATSSALTHYNFLAQNMAAEITDDSLAVMFIAQMDTPGIKLICRPSYELTAAATGSPFDYPLTSRFDENDAIFIFDHAFIPWENVFVHRDINMLRKFYPQSGFLNGFTFQSCTRLSVKLDFIIGLLQKALRACGTDEFRGVQVQLGEIIGWRNLFWSLTDAMASAPDKWIGDAYLPSIKAASAYRIFATEAYPAIRSIIQQIVASGLIYLPSSSRDFKNPEVDAYLSRYARGSNGIDYKERIKIMKALWDAVGSEFGSRHELYERNYAGNHESIRMQALMQAKGSGALAEMEALASACMADYDADGWVTSGYHSNQDINILDRLNG from the coding sequence ATGGGCACCAAGCCGGAAGATATCCTTGCGGGAAAAAACAGGCCATTTACAGGCGCTGAATTCCTCGAATCCCTGCGTGATGGCCGTGAGGTCTGGATCTATGGGGAGCGGGTCAAGGACGTAACAAAACATCCAGCTTTCCGTAATGCCGCCGTTTCCATCGCCAAGTTATATGACGCTCTGCACGACGAGCGATCGAAGGGCGTGCTGACCACCGAAACGGACACCGGCTCCGGCGGATATACGCATCGCTTCTTTCGCTACGCGCGTTCGCGCGACGATCTAGTGGCGCAACGCGATGCGATCGCGGCTTGGTCGCGCCTGACTTACGGCTGGATGGGCCGCAGCCCTGACTATAAAGCGAGCTTCACCAACACGCTCGGCGCGAATGCCGACTTCTATGGAAAATTCGCAGGCAATGCGCGGAGCTGGTATGGCCGCGCGCAAGAGGCGATGCCGTTCATCAATCATACGCTGGTTAATCCACCGATTGATCGCAACAAGGCAGCCGACGATGTGAAAGATGTCTACGTTCGCATCGAAAAGGAAACCGATGCTGGGATCTACGTTTCCGGTGCCAAGGTGGTCGCTACTTCGTCGGCGCTGACGCACTATAACTTTCTCGCCCAAAACATGGCGGCGGAGATTACCGACGATAGTCTCGCGGTCATGTTCATCGCCCAGATGGACACGCCCGGCATCAAGCTGATCTGCCGCCCTTCCTATGAACTGACGGCTGCGGCGACGGGCTCGCCCTTCGATTATCCTCTCACCAGTCGCTTCGATGAGAATGACGCGATCTTCATCTTCGATCATGCATTCATCCCTTGGGAGAATGTCTTCGTTCATCGCGACATCAACATGTTGCGCAAATTCTATCCGCAGTCCGGCTTCCTGAATGGCTTTACCTTCCAGAGCTGTACCAGGCTTTCGGTGAAACTCGATTTCATCATCGGTCTCCTGCAAAAAGCGCTGCGCGCTTGTGGAACGGATGAATTTCGTGGCGTTCAGGTGCAGCTTGGCGAGATCATCGGTTGGCGCAATCTCTTCTGGTCACTTACGGATGCCATGGCATCGGCTCCAGATAAGTGGATCGGAGACGCTTATCTGCCCAGTATAAAGGCCGCTTCGGCTTATCGGATTTTCGCAACGGAAGCTTACCCGGCCATACGGTCGATCATTCAGCAGATCGTTGCGTCGGGGCTCATTTACCTCCCCTCCAGTTCTCGCGATTTCAAGAATCCGGAAGTCGATGCTTACCTATCACGCTATGCGCGTGGCTCGAATGGGATCGATTACAAGGAGCGCATCAAGATTATGAAGGCGCTCTGGGATGCGGTCGGTTCTGAATTTGGATCGCGTCATGAACTCTATGAGCGCAACTATGCGGGCAATCACGAGTCGATCCGCATGCAGGCGCTGATGCAGGCCAAAGGCTCCGGCGCGCTGGCCGAAATGGAAGCGCTGGCAAGCGCCTGCATGGCCGACTATGACGCGGATGGTTGGGTGACGTCTGGCTATCACAGCAACCAAGATATCAACATTCTCGATAGGCTGAACGGGTGA
- a CDS encoding GMC family oxidoreductase N-terminal domain-containing protein, whose amino-acid sequence MQRSFDYIVIGSGSAGAVIASRLSEDPSVSVLLLEAGGRDRHPFQVMPLAFIKVAKSRFGTWRFETEPEPGLDNRKLEIKRGRTLGGSSSINAMIAIRGNRTDYDLWRQQGLEGWSYDDVLPYFRKLENSWRGDSDFHGAQGPIQVSPTIYPEMLFEAHKAAAIAAGYGFNDDPNATAQEGLARMEQTTGGGARSSSARAYLHPALSRRNLTIETGALTTRVLIEKGRAVGVEYVQGGGLIQARAEREVIVSGGSYNSPQILMLSGIGPAAHLQSVGIKPVHDLPGVGQNLGEHPNILNIYKARGKVGFTRFLRLDRAAAQVARWYVDHGGPFATNGAAANLFLRTRDGLDRPDVQCIAMTLSNSADLWFPGATAPPNYCFSIRVGALHPLSRGWVKLRSANPADHPRIMFNMFSEKADLDTMVRGVRACRHLYAQKPLADMIEGELAPGDAKQSDAEIAAFIRANAGHRSHPVGTCKMGIDDRAVVDAQLRVRGIEGLRVADASIMPELPSGNTNLPTIMIGEKAADMIKATAAG is encoded by the coding sequence ATGCAGCGTTCGTTTGATTACATTGTCATCGGCTCGGGTTCGGCCGGCGCCGTCATCGCCAGCCGTTTGAGCGAAGATCCTTCTGTTTCCGTCTTGCTTCTCGAGGCTGGCGGCCGCGACAGGCATCCGTTCCAAGTGATGCCGCTCGCCTTCATCAAGGTGGCGAAGAGCCGCTTCGGCACTTGGCGTTTCGAAACCGAACCGGAGCCGGGTCTCGACAATCGAAAGCTCGAAATCAAGCGCGGGCGCACGCTGGGCGGGTCATCGTCGATCAACGCCATGATCGCCATTCGCGGCAACCGCACTGACTATGATCTGTGGCGGCAGCAGGGCTTGGAAGGCTGGAGCTACGACGACGTTCTGCCCTATTTCCGCAAGCTGGAAAATTCCTGGCGCGGCGACAGTGATTTTCACGGTGCTCAGGGGCCGATCCAGGTAAGCCCGACGATCTATCCTGAAATGTTGTTTGAAGCCCATAAGGCGGCGGCGATTGCCGCTGGCTATGGCTTTAATGATGATCCCAACGCCACGGCCCAGGAAGGGCTGGCCCGCATGGAGCAGACCACGGGCGGCGGTGCGCGTTCATCAAGCGCGCGGGCCTATCTCCATCCGGCCTTGTCTCGCCGCAATCTGACCATCGAGACCGGGGCTTTGACCACGCGCGTCTTGATTGAGAAAGGACGCGCCGTCGGTGTCGAATATGTGCAAGGCGGCGGGTTGATCCAGGCGCGCGCTGAGCGCGAGGTCATCGTCTCCGGTGGCTCGTATAATTCGCCGCAGATTCTCATGCTCTCGGGCATCGGTCCCGCCGCGCATCTGCAATCCGTCGGCATCAAGCCGGTGCATGATCTGCCGGGCGTCGGCCAGAACCTCGGCGAGCATCCCAACATTCTCAATATCTACAAGGCGCGCGGCAAGGTCGGCTTCACCCGCTTCCTGCGTCTGGATCGCGCGGCGGCGCAGGTGGCGCGCTGGTATGTCGACCATGGCGGCCCCTTCGCCACCAATGGCGCGGCGGCCAATCTATTCCTGCGCACGCGCGATGGGCTCGATCGTCCCGACGTACAATGTATCGCGATGACCTTGAGCAATTCCGCCGACCTGTGGTTCCCCGGCGCGACCGCGCCGCCGAACTATTGTTTCTCCATCCGCGTCGGCGCGCTGCATCCGCTTTCGCGCGGCTGGGTCAAATTGCGCTCGGCCAACCCCGCCGATCATCCGCGCATCATGTTCAATATGTTTTCCGAGAAAGCCGATCTCGACACGATGGTGCGCGGCGTCCGCGCTTGCCGTCATCTCTATGCGCAGAAACCTTTGGCCGACATGATCGAAGGCGAACTGGCGCCAGGCGATGCCAAGCAAAGCGACGCCGAGATCGCTGCCTTCATCCGGGCCAATGCCGGTCATCGCTCTCATCCGGTCGGCACCTGCAAGATGGGGATCGACGATCGGGCCGTCGTCGACGCGCAATTGCGCGTGCGCGGCATCGAAGGCCTGCGGGTGGCGGACGCCTCGATCATGCCGGAACTGCCGAGCGGCAACACCAATCTGCCGACAATCATGATCGGTGAGAAGGCGGCGGATATGATCAAGGCGACGGCTGCGGGATAA
- the rocF gene encoding arginase — translation MRCKILGVPVQAGAGRMGCDMGPSALRTAGLIPTLIDLGHEVEDLGTVQPGPVRPIVHGNSTIKALPEIVAWTEAIAEATYRASAEAMPIVLGGDHSLSAGTLPAAARRAAEQKRPLFVLWLDAHPDFHTLDSTQSGNLHGVPLAYASGQPGFAGYYPDLPAVIDPKNICTLGLRSVDPAERKAIAVAGITVYDMRAIDEHGIGSLLRTFLARVTAAQGRLHVSLDVDFLDPPIAPAVGTTVPGGATFREAHLVMEMLCDSGLVTSLDLVELNPFLDERGRTATLMVDLTASLMGRRVMDRPTRSF, via the coding sequence ATGCGGTGCAAGATACTCGGCGTGCCGGTGCAGGCGGGAGCGGGTCGTATGGGGTGCGACATGGGGCCGAGCGCGCTGCGCACGGCGGGGTTGATCCCGACCTTGATCGACCTCGGCCATGAGGTGGAGGATCTCGGCACCGTGCAGCCAGGGCCTGTCCGCCCCATCGTTCACGGCAATTCGACAATCAAAGCACTGCCGGAGATCGTGGCCTGGACAGAGGCCATCGCGGAAGCGACCTATCGGGCGAGCGCCGAAGCCATGCCGATCGTTCTGGGCGGCGATCATTCGCTCTCGGCCGGTACGCTGCCGGCAGCGGCGCGGCGCGCCGCCGAACAGAAGCGGCCCCTGTTCGTGTTATGGCTCGACGCGCATCCGGATTTTCATACGCTCGACAGCACGCAGAGCGGCAATCTGCACGGCGTGCCGCTCGCCTATGCCAGCGGCCAGCCGGGGTTCGCCGGCTATTATCCTGACCTACCGGCGGTGATCGACCCCAAGAACATCTGCACGCTCGGCCTGCGCAGCGTCGATCCGGCCGAGCGCAAGGCGATCGCTGTGGCGGGCATCACCGTCTATGATATGCGCGCCATCGACGAACACGGCATCGGGTCGCTGCTGCGCACCTTTCTGGCGCGTGTCACCGCTGCCCAAGGCCGGCTGCATGTCAGCCTCGACGTCGATTTCCTCGATCCGCCGATCGCGCCGGCGGTCGGCACGACCGTGCCCGGCGGCGCCACGTTCCGCGAGGCGCATCTGGTGATGGAAATGCTTTGTGACAGCGGGCTCGTCACCAGCCTCGACCTGGTCGAGCTCAACCCGTTTCTCGACGAGCGCGGACGCACCGCGACCTTGATGGTGGACCTGACGGCAAGCCTGATGGGCCGGCGCGTCATGGATCGCCCAACGCGAAGTTTTTGA
- a CDS encoding ornithine cyclodeaminase: protein MTAPRLNIVPFVSVDHMMKLVLAIGVERFVTELAGYIEDDFRRWDAFDKTPRTASHSPEGVIELMPTSDGRLYGFKYVNGHPKNTKTGLQTVTAFGVLADVGSGYPMLLTEMTILTALRTAATSALAAKALAPKAARTMAIIGNGAQSEFQAIGFKALVGIDRLRLYDIDASASQRCAKNLAGKGFDITLCRSGQEAVEGAQIITTVTADKNYATILTDNMVGPGVHINAVGGDCPGKTELHKDILLRSSIFVEFAPQTRGEGEIQQLPPDHPVTELWQVMSGTAAGRVSAQQVTLFDSVGFAVEDFSALRYVRDQLPTTGLYEELDLLADPDEPRDLFGMLLRAAKT, encoded by the coding sequence ATGACCGCGCCCCGGCTGAACATCGTTCCCTTCGTCAGCGTCGACCATATGATGAAACTGGTGCTGGCGATCGGCGTCGAGCGGTTCGTTACCGAACTCGCCGGCTATATCGAGGACGACTTTCGCCGCTGGGACGCCTTCGACAAGACGCCACGCACCGCTTCGCACAGCCCTGAAGGCGTCATTGAGCTCATGCCGACGAGCGACGGGCGGCTCTATGGCTTCAAATATGTCAACGGCCATCCCAAGAATACCAAGACAGGCCTGCAGACGGTGACAGCGTTTGGCGTGCTCGCCGATGTCGGCTCGGGCTATCCGATGCTGCTCACCGAGATGACCATTCTGACGGCGCTGCGCACCGCCGCGACGTCGGCGCTGGCGGCGAAAGCTCTGGCGCCGAAAGCGGCGCGCACCATGGCAATCATCGGCAATGGCGCGCAATCGGAATTCCAGGCGATCGGCTTCAAGGCCTTGGTCGGAATCGATCGGTTGCGGCTGTACGATATCGATGCTTCGGCCTCTCAGCGCTGCGCCAAGAATCTCGCCGGCAAGGGCTTCGACATCACCCTCTGCCGCTCGGGCCAGGAGGCAGTGGAAGGGGCTCAGATCATCACCACGGTCACCGCTGACAAGAATTATGCGACGATTCTGACCGACAACATGGTTGGCCCTGGCGTGCACATCAACGCGGTCGGCGGCGATTGCCCGGGCAAGACCGAACTGCACAAGGACATCCTGCTGCGCTCGAGCATTTTCGTCGAATTCGCGCCGCAGACCCGCGGCGAGGGCGAGATCCAGCAATTGCCGCCTGATCATCCCGTCACTGAACTGTGGCAGGTGATGTCAGGCACGGCGGCGGGGCGCGTCAGCGCGCAGCAGGTGACGCTGTTCGATTCCGTCGGCTTCGCCGTCGAGGATTTCTCGGCGCTGCGCTATGTGCGCGACCAACTGCCGACGACCGGCCTCTATGAAGAACTCGACCTGCTCGCCGATCCCGACGAGCCGCGCGATCTGTTCGGCATGCTGTTGCGGGCGGCAAAGACATAA